In one Myxocyprinus asiaticus isolate MX2 ecotype Aquarium Trade chromosome 29, UBuf_Myxa_2, whole genome shotgun sequence genomic region, the following are encoded:
- the LOC127420109 gene encoding U8 snoRNA-decapping enzyme-like isoform X2, producing the protein MAEQITREDALAREGFRHACHIMLYGDCSAKLFGKIPIKHIVLMQMRFDGLLGFPGGLVNPSEETLEVGLSRELNEEVGVAVTVGMDDHISSCLSTSCPRLITHFYIKKMTESELKDIERAAVSTAKDHGLEVEPELSCVGYGPSTTLLSEERRWSSLFPVSLIHQ; encoded by the exons ATGGCGGAACAAATCACGAGAGAAGATGCATTAGCACGGGAAGGTTTCAGGCATGCATGTCACATTATGCTGTATGGAGACTGTAGTGCTAAACTCTTCGGGAAAATCCCAATCAAACATATAGTACTG ATGCAGATGCGCTTTGATGGGTTGTTGGGCTTCCCAGGAGG ATTGGTGAACCCCTCTGAGGAGACTTTGGAGGTGGGGCTAAGCAGAGAGCTTAATGAGGAGGTGGGCGTGGCTGTAACGGTGGGCATGGACGATCACATCTCCTCCTGCCTTTCCACATCCTGCCCTCGGCTAATCACACACTTCTACATCAAGAAGATGACCGAGTCAGAGCTGAAAGACATAGAGAGAGCAGCTGTTTCTACTGCCAAAGATCATGGTTTAGAGGTAGAACCTGAGCTCAGTt GTGTTGGGTATGGTCCGAGTACCACTCTACTTTCTGAGGAACGGAGGTGGTCTTCCTTATTTCCTGTCTCACTCATTCATCAGTAA
- the LOC127420109 gene encoding U8 snoRNA-decapping enzyme-like isoform X1 has product MAEQITREDALAREGFRHACHIMLYGDCSAKLFGKIPIKHIVLMQMRFDGLLGFPGGLVNPSEETLEVGLSRELNEEVGVAVTVGMDDHISSCLSTSCPRLITHFYIKKMTESELKDIERAAVSTAKDHGLEVLGMVRVPLYFLRNGGGLPYFLSHSFISNSRAQLLSALQHCGLLSQGELEKAVRQAEQMRRTHSADPH; this is encoded by the exons ATGGCGGAACAAATCACGAGAGAAGATGCATTAGCACGGGAAGGTTTCAGGCATGCATGTCACATTATGCTGTATGGAGACTGTAGTGCTAAACTCTTCGGGAAAATCCCAATCAAACATATAGTACTG ATGCAGATGCGCTTTGATGGGTTGTTGGGCTTCCCAGGAGG ATTGGTGAACCCCTCTGAGGAGACTTTGGAGGTGGGGCTAAGCAGAGAGCTTAATGAGGAGGTGGGCGTGGCTGTAACGGTGGGCATGGACGATCACATCTCCTCCTGCCTTTCCACATCCTGCCCTCGGCTAATCACACACTTCTACATCAAGAAGATGACCGAGTCAGAGCTGAAAGACATAGAGAGAGCAGCTGTTTCTACTGCCAAAGATCATGGTTTAGAG GTGTTGGGTATGGTCCGAGTACCACTCTACTTTCTGAGGAACGGAGGTGGTCTTCCTTATTTCCTGTCTCACTCATTCATCAGTAACTCTCGGGCCCAGCTGCTCTCTGCCCTACAGCACTGTGGGCTGCTGTCCCAGGGGGAGCTGGAAAAGGCTGTGAGACAGGCTGAGCAGATGAGACGCACACACAGCGCTGATCCACACTGA